GGGGCGAAGGGGCGCTGAAACAAGTTTTTAGCTTTTTAAAAAAATGGAATAATATATTGAATGGAGGTAAAATATGAATGAAGACAACTTAGAAAATCTAATATTGGAAATAATAGATAAAAAGCCTATGATACAAAAAGAACTCTACGAAAATCTAAATGCATTTCAAAAATCAGAAAAGACTATAATCAGAAGAATACTAAAAAAACTCCTAAATGAAGGAAAAATAATTAAAGATTCACAAAACAGATACAGAAAATTAGATGAAAACATGGCTGTTGGAACCATCGAATTCACCAAAAGTGGAAATATGGCTTTTGTACAATGCCCAGATGGAAGCGAAATTGCTGTGAAGGTTGAAAATTCTGGAATCAGTTTGCATAAAGATTTAGTTTTGGTTGAAATAATAGGTAAATGGCGTGATTTAAAAGAAGGTAGGGTAGTTAGAATATTAAAAAGAGGGTTAAAATATGTGGTAGGTGAGTTCGTAAGAAAAGGGATCTTTGGATTCGTTATACCCATTGATGGAAAAATAAATACGGATTTTTACGTAGCTCCGGAAGGTGTAGGAAAAGCTAAAAACGGACAAATAGTGAAGGCAAAAATAACAAAGTACCAATCTCCCACAAAAAATCCAGAGGTCGAGATAGTAGATGTCCTTGGTGACAAAGATGACCCTTCCATAGATTTGCCTATAGTGATCTTCAAGCATGATTTACCTGAGCCAGGTTACTTCCCTCCAAAAGTGGTACAAGAGGCTAAAGAACTTCCAAATAAACTTTCTGAAAATGAAATTAAGGGAAGAAAAGATTTTAGAAAAGAAACTATATTTACTATCGATGGTGATACGGCAAAAGATTTTGATGATGCCGTTGGTATAAAAAAGTTAGATAACGGTAATTATTTACTCGGGGTACATATAGCAGATGTATCTCATTATGTAAAAAATAACAGTGCTCTTGATAGAGAGGCATACAAACGAGGTACAAGCGTTTACTTAATCGACACCGTTATCCCAATGCTTCCCTTTGAGTTATCCAACTGGATATGTTCTTTGGTTGAAGGTGAAGATAGATTGACAATGTCCCTACTAATGGAAATTGACCCTTATGGAAACTTGGTAAACTCAAAAATATACAATGGAGTGATAAGAAGTACCAAAAGATTGACCTATAGAAAAGTTAATGAACTCCTATCTGACAATTGTAGTGAAGAAGTAAAAAAAGAAATAGGCTTTTTAAAGCCAGATCTTGAGATGATGAAAGAACTGATGGAAATACTTGGTGCAAAAAGAAAAGAAAGAGGCTCGATAATTGACATTGAAAGCAACGAAGTATACTTTGAATTCGATGAAAAAGGCTATGTAAAGGATATCATCCCTGTGGAAAGAGGCATATCGGAAGAAATGATCGAAGAGTTCATGGTTTTGGCCAACGAAACAGTTGCTTCATACTTTGATGTTCAAGGCTTACCTTTTATATATAGAATCCACGAAAATCCGGATCCTGATGTATTGCTTCAGTTGCGAAATTATCTAGATATGTTGGGAATAAATGTAAAGTTTCCTCAAAATATTCATCCGAAGGTCCTACAGGAAATATTGGAAAAAACAAAGAATCATCCTTTAAGTAAAAATATTCAGATGATGCTTGTTAGGTCTATGAAGAGGGCATTGTACTCTGAAGAAAACGTGGGACATTTTGGTCTTGCTTCATCATCCTATACACATTTCACATCACCAATAAGAAGATACCCTGACTTAGTGGTTCATAGATTGCTGAAAGAGTTCATCAAACATAAAGGAACCCTTTCAAAGAAAGAAATAAAGAAGTATTCTGAAATGCTTCCTGAAATAGCTAAAAATTCTTCTGAAATGGAAAGGGTCGCAGACCAAGCTGAGTGGGATCTAATAGATATGAAAAAAGTTGAATACATTTCAAGACATATAGGAGAAGTCTTTTGGGTTTACATAACAGGCGTCACGCGATTTGGCTTATTCGTAGAAATACCCCAAAAGATGATAAGTGGATTGATACATATATCAGAGCTGAGCGATGATTATTATATCTACGATGAACGTGACAATACGTTGAAAGGTGAAAGAACCGGCAATGTTTATAGGATCGGAGATAAGTTACAAGCCAAAGTGGTAAGAGCGGATAAAATTGGAACGGAAGTAGATTTTGTTCCATATACGGAAGATGATTTTGAAAAATTGAAAAAGGAACATCCTCATGCCAAAATAAAAGTTAACAAAAAAAATAAGAAAAAAAAGAAAAAATCATAATTCATTCCCAAATCTCTGGTTCAACCTCTAGATCCACCTTGTATTCGTCTTTTACAATACGTTTTACATACTCAATTAATGAAATCACATCATTGAAAGTAGCGTTACCTTTGTTGATTATAAAACCTGCATGTTTTGTTGATATTTGAGCTTCGCCTATAGAAAAGCCTTTTAATCCTAAATTTTCTATCGTAGTACCCACAAAAAAATCTGGTTTTGGGCGTTTGAATATACTTCCCGCAGATGGTAAATCGATTGGTTGTTTCTCCCATCTGCGGATTGAAAAATCTATCAATTTACTTTTGATCCTTTTAAGGTCATCTTTTTTTAGTAAGAATTTAGTGGATAGAAGGACGAAAGAACCTTTCTGGAGAATACTGGTTCTATAACCAAACTCTAAATCACATTTATTTAAAGTCTTGATTTTTCCATCCTTTAAATCGAGTACCGTTGTTTCCACAACGACATCCTTCATCTCACCATCGTAGGCTCCTGCATTCATGTAAACTCCACCGCCTACACTTCCTGGAATACCACAAGCAAATTCAAGTCCAGAGTATCCATCTTCTGATAGCAAAAAAGAAAGAGTAGATAAAGACACTCCGCTCTGTGCTTCTACAATCAAATCCATATTATTTTTTTCTTCAAAATTCATTTTATTTAAGTATTTCGTGGAAAGTACCACAAATTTTAAAGGATCATCACTTACGATGAGGTTGGTTCCTTGACCTATAATTCTGAAAGGAATGTCCCTTTTAACTAATTGCGATAAAGCATTCACAAAAGCATTCAAAGTTCTAGGGAATAAGATATATGGAACAGACCCTCCTATTCTAAAACTCGTATAATATTTGAGAAATTCATTTTGTCTAATATCGCATCCATCTGTGTACAAACTAAGTTTAAGATCTTCTGAAATCATTGAATACTCCTATATTAATTATGCGTACTCTTCTTTATAATCCGAATTCAACTTTTCTAACCACTCAGGTTCTTTTCCATAACCGAACATATCCATCAAATCCCCACAATGTTTTTGAAGTATCTGCGCTTTCTTTTTATCCCAATTTTTCCAATGTGGTATCTTATATTCATCCGATGCAGAGTTTATTTTTTTCTTTAGAAAAGAAGGTTCAAAAGTATAATTTCTGCTGAATCCATCATCAAACTTCGTGGAAAATTCTAATAGATCAATAAAATTCTCTTCTTTTTTCTCACCGAGGAATAAGTCTTCGTATCGATATAATTTGAAATTCTTTTTATTTTTCATAGATTCTAATACCAAAGTATTCAGTTTATTATAATACCAGGCAAACTTTTCAAATTTACTCATGCTATTCCATTTCATCGAGTAGGGATCGTCTTTGAAATGGAAAGCTCTCATACTCATTCCTAAAAATGAAAAATCAACTTTACTATACAATAAATAAACAGAGGAACTTATAGCTGAACGGATCCATGTTCTTGGATCCCTTATAATAAACACGACTTTACTATTAGGAAAGACATCTCCCAATAGATCTATAACCCCGTGAAGGTGGTTACTTGATTCGACGTACAAACTTTCCTTTGTTTCCTCCAAAATTTGTTTTCTCAAACCCTTTATATACTCTTTTGCTTTTTCATCGGTTATTTTCCCTCTTCTCCTGTAAGTACTCAACTTACACATGGATTTGGAAGGCAAAAACTGCCCTACGGTCATTTGATAAAAACCGAACCTTTTTATATCATCTCTCCATTTTTTTAGATCTTTAATAAACACATTCGCAGGTTCATGGACCGCATAACAATCTTCAACCATTTTTGATAAACTTTTTGCAAGGAATCTCGTACCTGTTCTTCCGGTTGAAGTGATAAATACACAATGTTTATCAAAAACGTTATCCACTTCATTGCCTCCTTTCACAATTATAGGGCATCTATTCTTTTTAACATTTCTCTCAAGGATTCAGGATCGGTATATAATATACCTTTAATTCCTACTTCTTCGGCAGCCGTTATATTCTCAATAATATCATCCACAAAAAAGGTTTCTTCTGGGTTCAAATTATACCTATTAAGCAAAAGTTGATAAATTTCCTTTTCGGGTTTCAATAGCTTCTCCTTGTAGGAAATAATCATTCCATCAAAGATATCAAAAAAAGAGTATTTTCTTCTTATATAATTGAAGGCTTCTTCATGAAAATTAGACAATATGAAAAGTTTGTTGTTTTCTTTCAACTCAGGTAGAATTTCTATGTTTTCGGTTATGGGATGAAGATAATTCTTCCATTCTTGGAGCAATATATCTATTTCTTCTTTTAAATCAGGATTTTTCTCGATGAAAATCTTTTTGGCTTCCTCAAAAGACAAGGTCCCCCTATCCAATGCTTTCCATATACTTGTTTTAAAAACAGCCTCTTTTAACTTCATTTTTATAATCGGATCTTTGAATAGACCATCTAAAATCTCATCCGGATTGAATTTAAAAAGGACATTTCCCAAATCAAAAACGAGATTTCTCAAAAAAATTCCTCCCACTTTACTTTTTACCCTATCATTCAATTTTATCACAAAAATATTAAAAGAGTAAAAACAAAGATAAAGTAAGATTTTTTACTGTTAAAGACCCCATATTTCTTCAAAGGTATGAGGGGTTTCACAATATTCACATATTAACTGATTCTCTTCGTTTCTAATGAAAGAAACCTGTACGTTTTCGTTGTTTTGAGGGTTGGTTATACAGTTTTCGTTTTTACACCTTAACTCTTCGAAACCGTATATAATAGGCGGTAAAGAAATCCTATATTTTTCTTTGACTCTTCCACCTTCAATAATATTTACAGTTGTATTTGGAGATATAGCTGAAAGCTTTTTTATATCTTTCTTTGATAGATGAACGTCAGGCAAACTAATGTAGCCCTTTAATCTACCGTCTGCTGATCTAAATATTCCGTCTGCACTATCAATATTATAAAACTTTAAAATCTTCCTTATTTTCATGATCGTCTCGTATATCTTTTCTGGACTTTGTCCTTTGGCTATGTGATCTATTACAGTTCCATTTTCAATCGGCTTGATCCCTCTTTTCCCTTCACTTAACAACCCTTTTTTACCATCTTTTATCGGAGCAGGGATAATGAAATCATCTTCATTAATTTCAAGATGTTTTCTTGAGGTATCAAAGGGGGCGGTTAGAGCTCCACCAAACATAGAAAGTAAGATTATCCTTGTCCAATATCCGTTTATTGCCTGTTTTTCCCATCCATTAAGCGGTAAGGGGTCCAAGAAGGTTGGAATAGTGGGGTAAGTTTTGTGACGAGGTAGAGGGTGATAAAATTTTACGTTTTCGGAAATAAGGGGGAGAAATTCTTTTGTAAAAGTCACACTTTTTCTCAAAATATGTTCTTTTTCTAGAATATCTTCCCCCATTCGTTCTAATTGAAGCCTTGTGAAATACCAAATATTTGCTTTTTTACCTTGTTTTAGGTACTCTTCTATAGACGAGAAGATTCTAACGTTGTACCCTTTTTGCCTCATTTTGCTAATATAGTGTTTTGGCATCTGTAATTCTTCTGGCGCTATCAAATCAACCTCCACATTTTTAAATATTTTTAAACCTTCAACTTTGGAATGAACCGTCCTTCCATGAAGAAGATCACCAATGAGAGCTATATGAATATACTCGTTGCTGAAATCCATCTGTTCTAAAAATGTGAATTCATCTAAAATCTCTTGAGTAGGATGTTCGTGCTTACCATCTCCAGCGTTTATAAAAGAAGGATGTGGTAGGTTATGCCTTGAAGCAAATTCTGACACCTTCTCGTCTAGTAACTTACAAGTACCTTCCAATTTTGATCTGATAATGAATATAGAATAATCTGAATAGCCAGTTAACATGTTGAAGGTATCTATATAACTTTCTTTCTTATTAAATGAGGAGTGTTCGGATTCGAAGATGTTGATTTTAGCGTTTTTGTGGAATTTAGAAGCATTAACGAAGGATTCTTTGGTTCTGGTACTTGGTTCGAGGAATACTATGTAAATGCCTGTTTGGTTTTTTATTTGAAACTCAGTATGATCTTCTTTATTTGCCCATTTTGTTTTTAACCTTTTTGTTTGGTTGTAAAGAAATAACTGCTCTTCAACCGTTAAATCATTCATAACCGTTAAACTTCTCCCTAAAAAATCATTTTTCATATGAATCCCTCCCAAGTAATTTCTTTTCTACTCTCTCTAAAATTCTAAAACCTCTTTTAGTACCCCTTCGCCCCGCGACCCACCCAAATTTCTCATGAGTTTAAGCAAAATTACTTTTTGTATTATACCATTTTTTTGTAATATAAACAATATTGACAAACACAATATACAGTGGTATGATATAAAATATAGCACAATAAATTGAGTCTTTTGTAAATTAACTTGATACATAAATATAAGGGGGTTGAAAAATATGGATTTAGATTCTATCAAAGACAGTTTGTTGTTGAAACCCGTAACTATAAAGAAAGGTCCTGAAGGGGATTCAAGGAAAGAGAATTTAATTAAAGAACAGAAAAAACGCAGCTTAGACAATTATTCAAACACAGAAAAAATGAGTTTTGATGTAAGGAAAACGATAAATGAATACATTAAAAAGGAAGATTGGCGAACTAACGAAAATTCAAACACTACTTATTCCTATCCGGGTTTGTACTTACACTTAGCAGGCAGCGCTTTGGCAAATTATGTGTTAAATGAAATATACCCTTCAGAAATATCACAGGCTCATTCATCCGGCGCTTTACATATTCACGACTTATCCCATGGTCTAGTCGCTTACTGTGCAGGGTGGTCACTCATGGATCTAATAAAGAAAGGTTTTGGAGGTGTGGAAGGAAAAATTAATGCCAAACCTGCCAAACACCTATCTGCCTTAACTGGGCAAATGGTGAATTTTTTGGGTGTTATGCAAATGGAATTTGCAGGTGCTCAGGCTTTTAACTCCGTAGATACTTTACTTGCGCCCTTTGTGAGGGCAGATAAATTAAGTTATGACGAGGTGAAACAGTTCATTCAACAAATGGTCTTCGCAATGAACGTACCTTCTAGATGGGGATCACAACCACCTTTTATAAACTTCACGCTTGATTGGACAGTTCCTGATGATCTAAAAAATGAACCTGCAATTGTTGGCGGAAAGGGAATTGGAGTATATGGAGATTATCAAAAAGAGATGAATATGGTGAACAAAGCCTTCTTGGAAACTATGATTGAAGGAGATGCAAATGGCAGAATTTTTTCTTTCCCCATCCCAACTTACAATATTACCAAAGAATTTAATTGGGAAGGTGAAAATGTTGATTTATTGATGGAAGCCACAGCCAAATATGGGTTACCCTACTTCCAAAACTTTATCTCAAGTTCTTTGAATCCGGGCGATGTAAGAAGTATGTGCTGCAGGTTACAACTTGATCTAAGGGAATTAAAAAATAGAGGTGGAGGACTTTTTGGCTCAGCAGATAAAACAGGTTCCATAGGTGTAGTAACAATCAATCTTCCTCGAATAGGATATATATCTAAAACCAAAGAAGAATATTTTGAAAACTTAAAATCGATGATGGATTTAGCGAAAACTTCTTTAGAAATAAAAAGATACGTGGTAGAAGAAAATCTTTCCAAAAATCTTATGCCTTATACAAAAGTTTATTTGGGACATTTCAACAACCATTTTTCAACCATAGGAATAATAGGAATGCATGAATCACTTTTAAATTTCATGGGAAGAGGTATTGAAACCACTGGGGGAAAAGAATTTGCAATAGAAGTTTTGAATTATATGAGATCGGTTTTGAAAGATTATCAAGAAGAAACTGGAAACCTATACAACCTCGAGGCGACACCTGCAGAGGGAGCATCTTATCGGTTAGCTAAAAAAGATAAACAACTTTATCCTGACATAATAACTTCAGGTGATAATGAACCGTACTACACAAACTCGACATTTTTACCAGTCGGAATCACCGAAGACCCATTTGAAGTACTTGAACATCAAGCACCTTTGCAAACTTTATACACATCCGGTACAGTATTACATATCTTTTTGCAGGAAAAACCCCAAGCAAGTACTTTAAAAACTTTTATTAAAAAAGCTTTTAGTCAATACCCTGTTCCATATATGACCATAACGCCAACTTTTTCCATTTGCGAAACCCATGGTTACATTGCAGGAGAACATTTTGAATGTCCCATTTGTGGCAAACCTACCGAAGTTTATTCAAGGGTTGTTGGATATTACAGGCCTGTGAAAAGTTGGAATAAAGGAAAGCAGCAAGAATTCAAAGAAAGATTGGAGTATAACGTATGAAAATCGCATCTATGCAAAAAGTAAGCTTTATTGATTACCCGGACAAAATAGCTGCCGTGCTATTTTGTCCCTATTGTAACCTAAGATGCCCCTATTGTCATAATCCTGAATTAGTTTTTTTCACAGGCCAATTGGTTAACGAAGAAAGTATATTTTCTTATTTGAAATCAAGAGTCGGGATTTTAGAAGGGGTTGTCATCACCGGAGGAGAACCAACTCTACAAAAAGATATAAGAGATTTTATCATTAAAATAAAAGATATGGGATTTTCGGTAAAGCTTGATACCAACGGACACAATCCAAAAGTTTTAAATACGGTTATAGATATTGTAGATATGATTGCGATAGACATAAAAACCAGCTGTCAAAAGTATAAAACTATCGGTGGAAATTGTGTTATACTAAAAGAAAGCTTGAATCTACTAAAAGATTTCAAAAGGGATCTGATTTTAAGAACCACACTATACCCACCCATGACAACAAAAGACGATTTAGAAGAAATGAAATCAATTATACCAGATGATTTAAAATACTCAGATTGGATGTACAATGAATACAGAGACATTAAAACCCTTGAAAAATATATAAAAGAACACAACGAAGTAACAAGGTAACCCACGATCAAAAGCTATTCTCCTGCTGGGTTAGGAACCGCAGGCCCTTCCTTAGAAGGGTGGGGAGCGTTTGCTACAGTATGCAAACTATGTTTTTTAAATGTTTTTAACCTTGAATTTGGGGTTTTTAAGGGGGAACCCCCTTAATGTTCAAGGGTGGGGAGCGGGGCGAAGGGGCGCTATATATAAAGTTTTAGAATTTCTCAAGATGGTAATCAAAAACAAAAATGGAGGTAAAATTATGAAACTCGTCAGATTTCAAAAAGATGGAAAAATAAGTTACGGCGTGTTGGAAGAAAACAATATAAAAGTTATTAACGGCGATATCTTTGACAAATTCACAGTTACCGATAATGTCTACACCCTCAATGAGGTTACGTTAAAGGCTCCTTGTAATCCTAGCAAGATCGTTTGTGTTGGCTTAAACTATCGAGATCATGCGGAAGAAATGAAGGACAAAATCCCAGAAGAACCGGTTCTCTTCATAAAACCGTCAACGGCTGTGATTGGACCAAAAGAAAGTATTATATACCCAAAAATGAGCAATCAAGTAGATTATGAGGCAGAACTTGCGGTTATAATTAAAGACAAAATCAAAGACATAGAAGAAGACCACGTAAAAGAACATATCCTAGGGTATACTTGTTTTAACGATGTTACCGCTAGGGATTTGCAGAAGAAAGATGGACAGTGGACACGAGCAAAATCCTTTGATACTTTTGCGCCCTTTGGTCCCACAATTGTAACGGATATTGATCCAAGTAACCTAAATATCCAACTTTTACTCAACGATCAAATCAAGCAAAACTCAAATACTAATCAATTGATCTTTTCTGTGGAAAAACTCGTAAGTTTCATATCAAAAATAATGACCCTAAATCCGGGCGATGTAATTGCTACAGGCACACCCTCAGGTGTGGGACCGATGAATGTTGGAGATAAAGTGGCAGTTACAATAGAGAAAATAGGGATACTAGAAAATTATGTTAGAAACTATGCATCTATGCACTGATTATAGATGCAGTGAATAGTTGATATCACTCATCTATATAACCCAAATTCTTCAATCTTTTTTTGATCGCCTTTATTTCCTCTTCGGTCAATGTTTCAATTTGGTTAGTGGATTTGTTATTCTTTTTGGTTTGCTGGATTTCTTCAGAGGACACCAAATCTCTAAGCACAAACACAACAAACTCTGTAACACTGGAATAACCAGTATTTTCTACTATGGATTTAAGTTTATCATACAACGGTTTTGGTATTTTTAATGTCACCTTATCAGACATGAAAGTCACGCTCCAAATGATCCTTTTAATTGTATTATATCACGTCGTTTTTGATTAATCAAAGGTTTTTCTTTTTGAAAGATCTTTATGTTATTATTTGTCTATAGCTTCTTTAAAAGGAGTGGCTTAATGAATAAAAAAATCGTAATAATCGGATTAGATTGTGCTTCACCAAATTTAATCTTTGATGAATTTTTTGATGATTTACCAAATTTAAGAAAAATTATGGAAAATGGAGTGTACAATGAATTAGAGTCGACTATTCCTCCAATAACTGTACCAGCCTGGATGAGCATGTTTACAGGTAAAGATCCTGGTGAGCTTGGAATATATGGCTTTACAAATAGGCAAAATTATGATTATCACTCTTTCTCGTTGGTTTCTTCCAAAAGCGTGAAATATAAAAAATTGTGGGATATTTTTACACAAAAAGGCAAACAAAACATCGTGATAGGTGTACCATTGACTTACCCTCCTTCTCCCTTGAAAGGACATATGATTACTGGATT
Above is a window of Petrotoga mexicana DSM 14811 DNA encoding:
- the murB gene encoding UDP-N-acetylmuramate dehydrogenase; the encoded protein is MISEDLKLSLYTDGCDIRQNEFLKYYTSFRIGGSVPYILFPRTLNAFVNALSQLVKRDIPFRIIGQGTNLIVSDDPLKFVVLSTKYLNKMNFEEKNNMDLIVEAQSGVSLSTLSFLLSEDGYSGLEFACGIPGSVGGGVYMNAGAYDGEMKDVVVETTVLDLKDGKIKTLNKCDLEFGYRTSILQKGSFVLLSTKFLLKKDDLKRIKSKLIDFSIRRWEKQPIDLPSAGSIFKRPKPDFFVGTTIENLGLKGFSIGEAQISTKHAGFIINKGNATFNDVISLIEYVKRIVKDEYKVDLEVEPEIWE
- a CDS encoding ribonucleoside triphosphate reductase — its product is MDLDSIKDSLLLKPVTIKKGPEGDSRKENLIKEQKKRSLDNYSNTEKMSFDVRKTINEYIKKEDWRTNENSNTTYSYPGLYLHLAGSALANYVLNEIYPSEISQAHSSGALHIHDLSHGLVAYCAGWSLMDLIKKGFGGVEGKINAKPAKHLSALTGQMVNFLGVMQMEFAGAQAFNSVDTLLAPFVRADKLSYDEVKQFIQQMVFAMNVPSRWGSQPPFINFTLDWTVPDDLKNEPAIVGGKGIGVYGDYQKEMNMVNKAFLETMIEGDANGRIFSFPIPTYNITKEFNWEGENVDLLMEATAKYGLPYFQNFISSSLNPGDVRSMCCRLQLDLRELKNRGGGLFGSADKTGSIGVVTINLPRIGYISKTKEEYFENLKSMMDLAKTSLEIKRYVVEENLSKNLMPYTKVYLGHFNNHFSTIGIIGMHESLLNFMGRGIETTGGKEFAIEVLNYMRSVLKDYQEETGNLYNLEATPAEGASYRLAKKDKQLYPDIITSGDNEPYYTNSTFLPVGITEDPFEVLEHQAPLQTLYTSGTVLHIFLQEKPQASTLKTFIKKAFSQYPVPYMTITPTFSICETHGYIAGEHFECPICGKPTEVYSRVVGYYRPVKSWNKGKQQEFKERLEYNV
- a CDS encoding bifunctional aspartate carbamoyltransferase catalytic subunit/aspartate carbamoyltransferase regulatory subunit, which encodes MKNDFLGRSLTVMNDLTVEEQLFLYNQTKRLKTKWANKEDHTEFQIKNQTGIYIVFLEPSTRTKESFVNASKFHKNAKINIFESEHSSFNKKESYIDTFNMLTGYSDYSIFIIRSKLEGTCKLLDEKVSEFASRHNLPHPSFINAGDGKHEHPTQEILDEFTFLEQMDFSNEYIHIALIGDLLHGRTVHSKVEGLKIFKNVEVDLIAPEELQMPKHYISKMRQKGYNVRIFSSIEEYLKQGKKANIWYFTRLQLERMGEDILEKEHILRKSVTFTKEFLPLISENVKFYHPLPRHKTYPTIPTFLDPLPLNGWEKQAINGYWTRIILLSMFGGALTAPFDTSRKHLEINEDDFIIPAPIKDGKKGLLSEGKRGIKPIENGTVIDHIAKGQSPEKIYETIMKIRKILKFYNIDSADGIFRSADGRLKGYISLPDVHLSKKDIKKLSAISPNTTVNIIEGGRVKEKYRISLPPIIYGFEELRCKNENCITNPQNNENVQVSFIRNEENQLICEYCETPHTFEEIWGL
- a CDS encoding sulfotransferase → MDNVFDKHCVFITSTGRTGTRFLAKSLSKMVEDCYAVHEPANVFIKDLKKWRDDIKRFGFYQMTVGQFLPSKSMCKLSTYRRRGKITDEKAKEYIKGLRKQILEETKESLYVESSNHLHGVIDLLGDVFPNSKVVFIIRDPRTWIRSAISSSVYLLYSKVDFSFLGMSMRAFHFKDDPYSMKWNSMSKFEKFAWYYNKLNTLVLESMKNKKNFKLYRYEDLFLGEKKEENFIDLLEFSTKFDDGFSRNYTFEPSFLKKKINSASDEYKIPHWKNWDKKKAQILQKHCGDLMDMFGYGKEPEWLEKLNSDYKEEYA
- a CDS encoding fumarylacetoacetate hydrolase family protein, which encodes MKLVRFQKDGKISYGVLEENNIKVINGDIFDKFTVTDNVYTLNEVTLKAPCNPSKIVCVGLNYRDHAEEMKDKIPEEPVLFIKPSTAVIGPKESIIYPKMSNQVDYEAELAVIIKDKIKDIEEDHVKEHILGYTCFNDVTARDLQKKDGQWTRAKSFDTFAPFGPTIVTDIDPSNLNIQLLLNDQIKQNSNTNQLIFSVEKLVSFISKIMTLNPGDVIATGTPSGVGPMNVGDKVAVTIEKIGILENYVRNYASMH
- the rnr gene encoding ribonuclease R codes for the protein MNEDNLENLILEIIDKKPMIQKELYENLNAFQKSEKTIIRRILKKLLNEGKIIKDSQNRYRKLDENMAVGTIEFTKSGNMAFVQCPDGSEIAVKVENSGISLHKDLVLVEIIGKWRDLKEGRVVRILKRGLKYVVGEFVRKGIFGFVIPIDGKINTDFYVAPEGVGKAKNGQIVKAKITKYQSPTKNPEVEIVDVLGDKDDPSIDLPIVIFKHDLPEPGYFPPKVVQEAKELPNKLSENEIKGRKDFRKETIFTIDGDTAKDFDDAVGIKKLDNGNYLLGVHIADVSHYVKNNSALDREAYKRGTSVYLIDTVIPMLPFELSNWICSLVEGEDRLTMSLLMEIDPYGNLVNSKIYNGVIRSTKRLTYRKVNELLSDNCSEEVKKEIGFLKPDLEMMKELMEILGAKRKERGSIIDIESNEVYFEFDEKGYVKDIIPVERGISEEMIEEFMVLANETVASYFDVQGLPFIYRIHENPDPDVLLQLRNYLDMLGINVKFPQNIHPKVLQEILEKTKNHPLSKNIQMMLVRSMKRALYSEENVGHFGLASSSYTHFTSPIRRYPDLVVHRLLKEFIKHKGTLSKKEIKKYSEMLPEIAKNSSEMERVADQAEWDLIDMKKVEYISRHIGEVFWVYITGVTRFGLFVEIPQKMISGLIHISELSDDYYIYDERDNTLKGERTGNVYRIGDKLQAKVVRADKIGTEVDFVPYTEDDFEKLKKEHPHAKIKVNKKNKKKKKKS
- a CDS encoding anaerobic ribonucleoside-triphosphate reductase activating protein is translated as MKIASMQKVSFIDYPDKIAAVLFCPYCNLRCPYCHNPELVFFTGQLVNEESIFSYLKSRVGILEGVVITGGEPTLQKDIRDFIIKIKDMGFSVKLDTNGHNPKVLNTVIDIVDMIAIDIKTSCQKYKTIGGNCVILKESLNLLKDFKRDLILRTTLYPPMTTKDDLEEMKSIIPDDLKYSDWMYNEYRDIKTLEKYIKEHNEVTR
- a CDS encoding CopG family transcriptional regulator gives rise to the protein MSDKVTLKIPKPLYDKLKSIVENTGYSSVTEFVVFVLRDLVSSEEIQQTKKNNKSTNQIETLTEEEIKAIKKRLKNLGYIDE
- a CDS encoding HAD family hydrolase, with the protein product MRNLVFDLGNVLFKFNPDEILDGLFKDPIIKMKLKEAVFKTSIWKALDRGTLSFEEAKKIFIEKNPDLKEEIDILLQEWKNYLHPITENIEILPELKENNKLFILSNFHEEAFNYIRRKYSFFDIFDGMIISYKEKLLKPEKEIYQLLLNRYNLNPEETFFVDDIIENITAAEEVGIKGILYTDPESLREMLKRIDAL